Part of the Subtercola frigoramans genome, CCACTACATGCCGCCGGCTCTGCTGGATTCCCAGCTGGACAGTCTCGAGCCGCCTGAACCCTCGGAGAACGCGATCACCGTCAACGCCGAGAAGACACCGGCAGAGGAGGTCGCAGAGATCGTCGCCGTGCTCGCCCTCCGCCGCAGATGAATCAGACGCGGGAGAAGTGATACGGCTCAGGCGAGAAGAGGGGCGAGCAGACGTGAGCCCTCCACCAGTATCGAAAGGGTCTCGCCAGGCTTCTCGACTCTGGTGGCGGGCGCCGAGAGGCAGAGCCCGGCCACGAGCGAATTTTCTGCGTCTCTGATCGGAACGGCAAGACAGCCGTAACCGGGGGTGAGCTCGCCCACCTGCAGCGCGTAGCCGCGTTCCCTCGTCTCGGAGACAAGAGCATCGATCGCTTCTGGCGAGCGTTCGACCGTCAGCGAGCCGGCCTGTACCCCCAACCGCTGGCCAGCGTCCAGCTCGGCCAGCAACAGCCTGCCCATCGCAGAGGCATCGACGAACCGGGCAATTCGTACCGGGTTACTGAGCGGAAAGTCGGGATCGATGTCGGTGACCTGAAGGCGATGGTGCTCGTAACGCACCAGGTGCACTCCCCCGCGGATGCCCTGTCGCAGTTCGGTCACCACATCGCGAGCAGCGCGTGGAAGGCGGGGTATCACCGGCGCAAGCCCTGCCAGTTGGGCGA contains:
- a CDS encoding IclR family transcriptional regulator, encoding MTAQPSHISEVRARQPRAIHSALVVLEEVARCGPGVTAREVSHNLSLPRATTYRLLNLLVQEEYLVRLPDLSGFALGSKVAQLAGLAPVIPRLPRAARDVVTELRQGIRGGVHLVRYEHHRLQVTDIDPDFPLSNPVRIARFVDASAMGRLLLAELDAGQRLGVQAGSLTVERSPEAIDALVSETRERGYALQVGELTPGYGCLAVPIRDAENSLVAGLCLSAPATRVEKPGETLSILVEGSRLLAPLLA